Below is a window of Halobaculum lipolyticum DNA.
GAGGGAACGTACGTCGGCGTCGACTTCTCGCCGGGGGTGCTCCGGGTCGCCCGCGAGCGCGGCGCCGCCGGCGGCGACCCGGGCCACCTCGTCCGCGGCGACGCGACCCGGCCGCCCCTGCGGGCCGACGCCGTCGACGCCTGCTGTGGCGCGTTCGTGTCGGGGATGCTCGCCGACCCCGCGACCGCCGTCCGCGACTGGGCGTCGCTGGTCGGTCCCGGCGGCCGTCTCGGGCTGTTGGATCTGGCGCGGACGACGCGGCCGGGGTGGCGCGTCCTGAACCCGGCGTTCGGGCTGTTCGTGCGCGCCGGGTCGCCGCCGGGCACCGCCGAGGCGCTGGGGCGCTCGCCCGCGACCGTGCAGGACGAACGCGTGGCGACCGCACACCGGACGCTGCGGGAGCTGTGTACGGACGTCGACGCGCGGACGGTGCTTGGCGGGTTCGGTCGCGTCAGCGCCGGAACCGTCGAGTGAGCGGGACAGCGAACACCGACCGCGCCGTCCCGCTGTTCCCGTGCGGTCGGGGTCGATGGGCCGGCGCGTCGGTTCCGCCGGCGCACCGATCGAGTCGGCGACCGGACGCCGTCGGGTCACGCCGAGACGCCCCGGCTTCCGGCGCCACACGGCTTTACCCGCTCGCGGCCGTCCGTGCGGGTACGATGAGCGACGCGACGAACATGCTCGTGGACGGAGAGTGGCGCACCGACGTCCGGCGCGACACCGGCGACTCCGGCGAGTTCGAGCGGACCGAGACGAGCTTCCGGAACTGGATCGACGGCTCCGTGCCGGAGCCGGGCGCCGACCCGGTGGACAACCCCGAGTTCCCCGCGGAGCCCGGGCGCTACCACGTGTACATCTGCCGGGCGTGTCCGTGGGCACACCGCGTCGCCATGACGCGTGCGCTGAAGGGGTTGGAGGACGACGTCTCCCTGTCGCTCACCCAGCCCGAACGGTACGACGATGGGTGGGAGTTCTCCGAGTCGGAGCCGGACCCGCTGTACGGGGCCGACTACCTCCGCGAGATCTACACGCGGGCCGACGACGACTACACCGGACGGGTGACGGTGCCCGTTCTCTGGGACAAAGAGGCGGAGACGATCGTCAACAACGAGAGCGAGGAGATCATGCGGATGCTCGACACCGCCTTCGACGGCAACGGCGTCGACCTCTACCCCGAGGGGAGCCGGCAGGAGGTGGACGACCTCATCGACGACATCTACCCGCGCATCAACAACGGCGTGTACCGCGCGGGCTTCGCGAGCACCCAGGAGGCGTACGACGACGCCGTCGACGACCTGTTCGACGCGCTCGACGAGTACGACGAGATGCTGGCTGACCGTCGCTACCTCGCCGGCGACCGGCTCACGGAGGCCGACGTGGCGATGTTCGCGACGCTGGTCCGCTTCGACCACGTGTACCACACGCACTTCCGGTGCAACCGCACGGGGATCCACGAGTACGACAACCTCTGGGAGTACACGAAGGACCTGTTCCAGACGCCCGGGATCGAGCGGACGGTGAACGTCGACCACATCACCCGTCACTACTACAAGTCCCACGAGAGCCTGAACCCGAAGCGCCTCGTGCCGACCGGCCCGGACATCGACTTCGCCGAGCCGCACGACCGCGACGCGCTCCCGGGCGGCCCGCCCGCGGAACTGGCGCCCGACGCGACGGCGGACTGACCGCCGGGGGAGTCGGCCGGGGAGGACACGCGAGCGGAGCGGGCGCGGGTGCTCGCGGCGTGGTCGCGGCGTGGCAGGGCGGGACCGGACGGCCATCTCGTTCGCCGTGTCCCCGACGACACCCGACACCACCACGCCGCACTTCGACGCCCGCTCGGAGCCGCCCTCGTTCACCCCGACACGTAGCTTCAACACGCCCCGCGGACACCCACGAGCATGCAGCCCACCGCCCGTGTCCGGTCGTGCGAGCGCTCGCGCATCCGGGTGATGTTCGACCTCGCCCAGGAGTTGGAGCGCGACGGCCGCGACCTCGTCCGCCTCGAAGTCGGCGAACCCGACTTCGACACGCCCGAGCACG
It encodes the following:
- a CDS encoding class I SAM-dependent methyltransferase, whose amino-acid sequence is MADRSPATSAQTFYSRLARLYDALARRGPGVDTLRRSLADALDPPPGATVVEFGCGTAANRPYLEARVGPEGTYVGVDFSPGVLRVARERGAAGGDPGHLVRGDATRPPLRADAVDACCGAFVSGMLADPATAVRDWASLVGPGGRLGLLDLARTTRPGWRVLNPAFGLFVRAGSPPGTAEALGRSPATVQDERVATAHRTLRELCTDVDARTVLGGFGRVSAGTVE
- a CDS encoding glutathione S-transferase family protein; this encodes MSDATNMLVDGEWRTDVRRDTGDSGEFERTETSFRNWIDGSVPEPGADPVDNPEFPAEPGRYHVYICRACPWAHRVAMTRALKGLEDDVSLSLTQPERYDDGWEFSESEPDPLYGADYLREIYTRADDDYTGRVTVPVLWDKEAETIVNNESEEIMRMLDTAFDGNGVDLYPEGSRQEVDDLIDDIYPRINNGVYRAGFASTQEAYDDAVDDLFDALDEYDEMLADRRYLAGDRLTEADVAMFATLVRFDHVYHTHFRCNRTGIHEYDNLWEYTKDLFQTPGIERTVNVDHITRHYYKSHESLNPKRLVPTGPDIDFAEPHDRDALPGGPPAELAPDATAD